The proteins below are encoded in one region of Silene latifolia isolate original U9 population chromosome 2, ASM4854445v1, whole genome shotgun sequence:
- the LOC141642572 gene encoding uncharacterized protein LOC141642572 gives MAGDDDVCSLKEIPIENELWLTYLNTPGTYLPQTVGAPACELFSVGVCRNSKYFQQHDVFQIYGTITLYDVDGTSYELYCRAFGDSQTLTPEHNLLSLDMSVDCLISTTWSHMVLNLMDKADDAVVVKQCLNFDKLTDINQCNKVELADNSVFVTYAAFRAAVVAILKITLIKTNDSSPVNLSGKIIARCGNTYGHKYPGIVLLNSPSFEAISNVPILLSRDVVVVPAHSFLRIDLHLSQLDPHQQEDITCQADFLAKHLSNHNDDIVTKDFVVRFKVHWRHPYALKDNSRQLFEHHKISNVPQRHPFRRESAYSLLDVYGVMIHHDTDSELKICGTMKICDNFTKFILFDRNEMNPVKISRNDGTIPIVVQRRCFNMSPDYLYMALMLKDVEGQVLIEGEIFWNESHVKKPMSWYDKRICSVIRGVRGYAEVFYTIFSKAEQAQVTITFCGEYGYVGMGFIYCVDGSVVARHSNETYLTEHDKTYYQSVLFRGNSSNVQSGFTLPLSKSVVAVPIGASLTIAVDLYVKPLSLGHSQEHLESEVSFNLGSKILQIIKHERCSILVSVEWSDLDKLIYEEIKDAYEEGF, from the exons ATGGCTGGGGATGATGATGTGTGCAGCCTCAAAGAAATTCCAATCGAAAATGAGTTATGGTTGACTTATCTGAACACGCCTGGGACCTACCTCCCTCAAACTGTTGGTGCACCTGCTTGTGAGCTATTTTCTGTGGGAGTCTGCCGCAATTCCAAGTATTTTCAGCAGCATGATGTGTTTCAGATTTATGGTACTATTACTCTATATGATGTAGATGGCACTTCGTATGAACTCTATTGTCGAGCCTTTGGTGATTCCCAGACTTTAACTCCCGAACACAATCTCTTATCTCTGGATATGTCTGTCGATTGTCTTATTTCCACTACTTGGTCGCATATGGTTTTGAATCTTATGGATAAAGCTGATGATGCTGTCGTTGTCAAACAATGTCTGAATTTTGATAAACTGACTGATATTAATCAATGCAACAAAGTAGAACTAGCTGATAATTCTGTTTTTGTCACTTATGCTGCCTTCCGTGCTGCGGTTGTGGCTATTCTTAAAATCACGCTTATCAAGACAAATGATAGTTCTCCTGTTAATCTATCTGGAAAAATTATTGCTCGTTGTGGGAACACATATGGTCACAAGTATCCCGGGATAGTGCTTCTTAACAGTCCGTCCTTCGAGGCAATTTCCAATGTTCCTATTCTGCTATCTAGAGATGTGGTGGTTGTGCCTGCACATTCGTTTCTTAGAATTGATCTTCACCTATCTCAACTTGATCCACACCAACAAGAAGATATTACTTGTCAGGCAGACTTCCTTGCGAAACATCTCTCTAACCACAATGATGATATTGTAACTAAAGATTTTGTTGTCCGTTTTAAAGTGCATTGGCGTCACCCATATGCACTGAAGGACAATTCTAGGCAGCTGTTTGAACACCACAAG ATATCCAATGTTCCACAAAGACACCCCTTTCGTCG GGAGTCGGCTTATTCACTACTGGACGTGTATGGAGTTATGATTCATCACGATACTGATAGTGAGTTAAAAATCTGCGGAACAATGAAAATTTGTGACAATTTCACAAAGTTTATATTATTTGACAGAAATGAGATGAATCCTGTCAAAATTTCTCGAAATGATGGAACCATTCCTATTGTTGTCCAAAGACGTTGTTTTAATATGTCCCCCGACTATTTGTATATGGCACTAATGCTTAAGGATGTTGAAGGTCAGGTATTGATTGAGGGAGAAATTTTTTGGAATGAGAGCCATGTTAAGAAGCCGATGTCTTGGTATGATAAGCGTATTTGCTCCGTCATTCGTGGTGTGCGTGGCTATGCAGAGGTGTTTTATACAATATTTTCCAAGGCAGAGCAGGCTCAAGTTACAATTACATTCTGTGGTGAATATGGATATGTGGGTATGGGTTTTATTTATTGTGTTGATGGCAGTGTTGTTGCTAGGCATAGTAATGAGACATACTTGACCGAACATGACAAAACATATTATCAGAGTGTCCTTTTTCGGGGTAATTCTTCAAACGTCCAATCAGGTTTTACTTTACCACTCTCAAAATCTGTTGTTGCTGTGCCAATTGGTGCGTCCTTAACGATTGCTGTTGACTTGTATGTAAAACCGCTGTCTCTTGGACATTCGCAAGAACATTTGGAATCAGAGGTTTCTTTTAATTTGGGTTCTAAGATTCTGCAGATCATTAAACACGAAAGATGTAGTATTTTAGTGTCTGTAGAGTGGAGTGATCTTGATAAATTAATTTACGAGGAAATAAAGGATGCTTATGAGGAGGGTTTCTAA